Proteins encoded by one window of Modestobacter marinus:
- the rpsS gene encoding 30S ribosomal protein S19, with protein MPRSLKKGPFVDDHLLAKVDAQNDKGTKNVIRTWSRRSTIIPDMLGHTIAVHDGRKHVPVFVTEAMVGHKLGEFAPTRTFRGHVKDDRRSRRG; from the coding sequence ATGCCACGCAGCCTGAAGAAGGGCCCGTTCGTCGACGACCACCTGCTCGCCAAGGTGGACGCTCAGAACGACAAGGGCACCAAGAACGTCATCCGCACCTGGTCGCGGCGTTCGACGATCATCCCCGACATGCTCGGGCACACGATCGCCGTGCACGACGGCCGCAAGCACGTCCCGGTGTTCGTCACCGAGGCGATGGTCGGGCACAAGCTCGGCGAGTTCGCGCCCACGCGCACCTTCCGTGGGCACGTCAAGGACGACCGCCGCTCGCGGCGCGGCTGA
- the rpsC gene encoding 30S ribosomal protein S3, which produces MGQKVNPHGFRLGITTDYKSRWYADKLYKDYVKEDVAIRKLMGKGMERAGISKVEIERTRDRVRVDIHTARPGIVIGRRGAEADRIRGELEKLTGKQVQLNILEVKNPESDAQLVAQGVAEQLSSRVSFRRAMRKAMQSAQRSPQVKGIRVQCSGRLGGTEMSRSEFYREGRVPLHTLRANIDYGIYEARTTFGRIGVKVWIYKGDASGSRAEREALEALAQRQQRRERAQRPQRRSGSSGTTAGGTEAGRAAADAPVSTEQPAEVPADATSAVAVASGEAAPAQSIGEAAGAEGTAAAQAAGAENTEG; this is translated from the coding sequence GTGGGTCAGAAGGTCAACCCGCACGGGTTCCGGCTCGGCATCACCACCGACTACAAGTCCCGGTGGTACGCGGACAAGCTGTACAAGGACTACGTCAAGGAAGACGTGGCCATCCGGAAGCTCATGGGCAAGGGCATGGAGCGCGCCGGCATCTCGAAGGTGGAGATCGAGCGCACCCGTGACCGGGTCCGAGTGGACATCCACACCGCCCGGCCGGGCATCGTCATCGGTCGTCGTGGCGCGGAGGCCGACCGCATCCGCGGTGAGCTGGAGAAGCTCACCGGCAAGCAGGTGCAGCTGAACATCCTCGAGGTGAAGAACCCCGAGTCCGACGCGCAGCTGGTGGCCCAGGGGGTCGCCGAGCAGCTGTCCAGCCGGGTCAGCTTCCGTCGGGCCATGCGCAAGGCGATGCAGTCCGCGCAGCGGAGCCCGCAGGTCAAGGGGATCCGGGTGCAGTGCTCGGGTCGCCTCGGCGGCACGGAGATGAGCCGTTCGGAGTTCTACCGCGAGGGTCGCGTGCCGCTGCACACCCTGCGGGCGAACATCGACTACGGCATCTACGAGGCCCGCACGACCTTCGGCCGCATCGGCGTGAAGGTCTGGATCTACAAGGGCGACGCCAGCGGCTCGCGCGCCGAGCGGGAGGCCCTCGAGGCCCTCGCCCAGCGTCAGCAGCGCCGTGAGCGCGCCCAGCGTCCCCAGCGGCGGTCCGGCTCGTCCGGCACCACTGCCGGGGGCACCGAGGCCGGCCGCGCTGCGGCCGACGCCCCGGTCTCCACCGAGCAGCCGGCCGAGGTCCCCGCCGACGCCACCAGCGCCGTCGCCGTCGCCTCGGGCGAGGCTGCTCCCGCGCAGAGCATCGGCGAGGCCGCCGGTGCTGAGGGCACCGCGGCCGCGCAGGCCGCCGGTGCCGAGAACACGGAGGGCTGA
- the rplP gene encoding 50S ribosomal protein L16 encodes MLIPRRVKHRKQHHPDRTGRAKGGTAINFGDFAIQALEPAYVTNRQIESARIAMTRHIKRGGKVWISIYPDRPLTKKPAETRMGSGKGSPEWWVANVKPGRIMFELSGVAEPVAREAMRRAIHKLPMKCRFITREGEV; translated from the coding sequence GTGCTCATCCCACGTCGGGTCAAGCACCGCAAGCAGCACCACCCGGACCGCACCGGGCGGGCCAAGGGCGGCACGGCGATCAACTTCGGTGACTTCGCGATCCAGGCCCTCGAGCCTGCGTACGTGACCAACCGGCAGATCGAGTCCGCGCGTATCGCCATGACGCGTCACATCAAGCGTGGCGGCAAGGTGTGGATCTCGATCTACCCCGACCGCCCGCTGACGAAGAAGCCGGCCGAGACCCGCATGGGTTCCGGCAAGGGCTCGCCCGAGTGGTGGGTGGCGAACGTCAAGCCCGGCCGGATCATGTTCGAGCTGTCGGGTGTCGCCGAGCCGGTGGCCCGCGAGGCCATGCGCCGCGCGATCCACAAGCTCCCCATGAAGTGCCGCTTCATCACTCGCGAAGGAGAGGTGTGA
- the rplW gene encoding 50S ribosomal protein L23, which translates to MSVRDPRDVLLSPVISEKSYGLLDENKYTFIVRPDANKTQIKIAVQQVFNVKVLAVNTINRQGKRKRSKGAVMGKRKDTKRAIVSVAPGDRIELFGGPGA; encoded by the coding sequence ATGAGCGTCCGCGACCCCCGGGACGTGCTGCTGTCCCCGGTCATCTCGGAGAAGAGCTACGGGCTGCTGGACGAGAACAAGTACACGTTCATCGTCCGTCCCGACGCCAACAAGACCCAGATCAAGATCGCTGTGCAGCAGGTCTTCAACGTGAAGGTCCTCGCCGTCAACACGATCAACCGCCAGGGGAAGAGGAAGCGCTCCAAGGGCGCTGTGATGGGGAAGCGCAAGGACACCAAGCGCGCCATCGTCTCCGTTGCCCCCGGTGACCGCATCGAGCTCTTCGGTGGACCCGGCGCCTGA
- the rplX gene encoding 50S ribosomal protein L24, with amino-acid sequence MKVKKGDSVVVLAGKDKGAKGRVIAAFPRTQKVLVEGIGRVKKHTRISTSQRGAQQGGIVTQEAAIHVSNVMVIDSEDKPTRVGYRKDEEGRNIRVSRRTGKDL; translated from the coding sequence ATGAAGGTCAAGAAGGGCGACTCGGTCGTCGTCCTGGCCGGCAAGGACAAGGGTGCCAAGGGCCGCGTCATCGCGGCGTTCCCCCGGACCCAGAAGGTCCTGGTGGAGGGCATCGGCCGGGTGAAGAAGCACACCCGGATCAGCACCAGCCAGCGCGGTGCCCAGCAGGGCGGGATCGTCACGCAGGAGGCCGCCATCCACGTGAGCAACGTGATGGTGATCGACTCCGAGGACAAGCCGACCCGGGTCGGTTACCGCAAGGACGAGGAAGGCCGCAACATCCGGGTCTCGCGGCGCACCGGTAAGGACCTCTGA
- the rplN gene encoding 50S ribosomal protein L14, with protein MIQQESRLRVADNTGAKEILCIRVLGGSGRRYAGIGDVIVATVKDALPGAGVKKGDVVKAVIVRTVKERRRPDGSYIRFDENAAVIIRDSGDPRGTRIFGPVGRELRDKRFMRIISLAPEVL; from the coding sequence GTGATCCAGCAGGAGTCGCGGCTCAGGGTCGCCGACAACACCGGGGCCAAGGAGATCTTGTGCATCCGGGTGCTCGGCGGGTCGGGGCGCCGCTACGCGGGCATCGGTGACGTCATCGTCGCCACCGTCAAGGACGCGCTGCCCGGCGCCGGCGTCAAGAAGGGCGATGTGGTCAAGGCCGTCATCGTCCGCACGGTCAAGGAGCGTCGCCGTCCGGACGGCTCCTACATCCGCTTCGACGAGAACGCCGCGGTCATCATCCGCGACAGCGGCGACCCGCGCGGCACGCGCATCTTCGGCCCGGTGGGCCGGGAGCTGCGCGACAAGCGCTTCATGCGGATCATCTCGCTCGCTCCGGAGGTGTTGTGA
- a CDS encoding type Z 30S ribosomal protein S14, translated as MAKKALVNKAARTPKFAVRGYTRCQRCGRPHAVFRKFGLCRICLREMAHAGELPGVTKSSW; from the coding sequence ATGGCCAAGAAGGCCCTTGTCAACAAGGCGGCTCGCACGCCGAAGTTCGCCGTCCGCGGCTACACCCGCTGCCAGCGTTGCGGCCGGCCGCACGCGGTCTTCCGCAAGTTCGGCCTGTGCCGGATCTGCCTGCGGGAGATGGCGCACGCGGGCGAGCTGCCCGGCGTGACCAAGTCGAGCTGGTAA
- the rpmD gene encoding 50S ribosomal protein L30, translating into MAQLKVTQVKSAIGTKPNQRQTLRSLGLKRINDSVVQEDRPEIRGMVATVPHLVAVEEIV; encoded by the coding sequence ATGGCTCAGCTGAAGGTCACCCAGGTCAAGTCGGCCATCGGCACCAAGCCGAACCAGCGCCAGACGCTGCGTTCGCTCGGGCTGAAGCGGATCAACGACTCGGTCGTCCAGGAGGACCGTCCCGAGATCCGCGGGATGGTCGCGACGGTGCCGCACCTGGTCGCCGTCGAAGAGATCGTCTGA
- the rpmC gene encoding 50S ribosomal protein L29, which yields MAAGLTAPELRELSADELATRLRESREELFNLRFQVATGQLDNNRRLQTVRRDIARIYTIMRERELGLSVAPNEGVA from the coding sequence ATGGCCGCCGGCCTCACTGCGCCTGAGCTGCGCGAGCTGTCCGCCGACGAGCTGGCCACCCGGCTGCGCGAGTCGCGCGAAGAGCTGTTCAACCTGCGGTTCCAGGTGGCCACCGGCCAGCTGGACAACAACCGGCGACTGCAGACCGTCCGCCGCGACATCGCCCGGATCTACACGATCATGCGCGAGCGCGAGCTGGGTCTCTCGGTCGCCCCGAACGAGGGTGTCGCATGA
- the rplO gene encoding 50S ribosomal protein L15, producing the protein MTLKVHHLRPAPGAHTKKTRVGRGEGSKGKTAGRGTKGSGARVQVSARFEGGQTPLFMRLPKLSGFKNNNKVVFQVVNLDRIASLFPQGGTISPDTLADAGAVRRGQPVKVLGTGELGGVKVDVQAHAFSKSAEEKIGAAGGSTTQI; encoded by the coding sequence ATGACTCTCAAGGTCCACCACCTGCGTCCGGCTCCGGGCGCCCACACCAAGAAGACCCGCGTGGGTCGTGGTGAGGGCTCCAAGGGCAAGACGGCCGGTCGCGGCACCAAGGGCTCCGGCGCGCGCGTGCAGGTCTCTGCCCGCTTCGAGGGTGGTCAGACCCCCCTCTTCATGCGGCTGCCGAAGCTCTCCGGCTTCAAGAACAACAACAAGGTCGTCTTCCAGGTCGTGAACCTGGACCGGATCGCCTCCCTGTTCCCGCAGGGCGGCACGATCAGCCCGGACACGCTGGCCGACGCCGGCGCCGTCCGTCGCGGTCAGCCGGTCAAGGTCCTCGGCACGGGCGAGCTCGGCGGCGTGAAGGTCGACGTGCAGGCGCACGCGTTCTCCAAGTCCGCGGAGGAGAAGATCGGCGCTGCCGGGGGCAGCACCACCCAGATCTGA
- the rplF gene encoding 50S ribosomal protein L6, whose protein sequence is MSRIGRLPIPVPSGVDVAIDGRTVNVSGPKGKLSHTVAAPITVERGEDGVLLVQRPNDERESRALHGLSRSLIANMITGVTQGFEKTLEIVGVGYRVQARGSDLEFALGFSHPVLVKAPEGIAFTVEAPTRLRVSGIDKQQVGEVSAKIRKIRKPDPYKGKGVRYQGEVVKRKVGKTGK, encoded by the coding sequence ATGTCACGGATCGGACGACTCCCGATTCCGGTGCCGAGCGGGGTTGACGTCGCCATCGACGGGCGAACGGTCAACGTCTCAGGCCCGAAGGGGAAGCTCAGCCACACGGTGGCAGCTCCCATCACCGTCGAGCGCGGTGAGGACGGGGTGCTGCTGGTGCAGCGTCCCAACGACGAGCGCGAGAGCCGTGCCCTGCACGGCCTGTCCCGCTCCCTCATCGCCAACATGATCACCGGCGTCACCCAGGGGTTCGAGAAGACCCTGGAGATCGTCGGCGTCGGCTACCGCGTGCAGGCCCGGGGGAGCGACCTCGAGTTCGCCCTCGGCTTCAGCCACCCGGTGCTCGTGAAGGCCCCCGAGGGGATCGCCTTCACCGTCGAGGCCCCCACCCGCCTGCGGGTGAGCGGCATCGACAAGCAGCAGGTCGGCGAGGTCTCCGCCAAGATCCGCAAGATCCGCAAGCCCGACCCGTACAAGGGCAAGGGCGTGCGGTACCAGGGCGAGGTCGTCAAGCGCAAGGTCGGGAAGACGGGCAAGTGA
- the rplB gene encoding 50S ribosomal protein L2, with the protein MAIRKYKPTTPGRRGSSVADFAEVTRDHPEKSLVRPLHGRGGRNVHGRVTARHQGGGHKRAYRLIDFRRADKDGVPAKVAHIEYDPNRTSRIALLHFADGEKRYIIAPAKLKQGDTVECGPAADIKPGNNLPLRNIPVGTVVHAIELRPGGGAKIARSAGTSVQLVAREGRFAQLRMPSGEIRNVDVRCRATIGEVGNAEQSNINWGKAGRMRWKGKRPTVRGVAMNPVDHPHGGGEGKTSGGRHPVNPKGKPEGRTRKRKASDALIVRRRRTNKKR; encoded by the coding sequence ATGGCCATCCGTAAGTACAAGCCGACGACGCCGGGCCGCCGCGGCTCGTCCGTCGCCGACTTCGCCGAGGTCACCCGCGACCATCCCGAGAAGTCGCTGGTCCGACCGCTGCACGGTCGTGGCGGGCGCAACGTCCACGGGCGTGTGACGGCTCGTCACCAGGGCGGCGGGCACAAGCGTGCCTACCGGCTCATCGACTTCCGCCGGGCCGACAAGGACGGCGTGCCGGCCAAGGTCGCGCACATCGAGTACGACCCCAACCGCACCTCGCGGATCGCGCTGCTGCACTTCGCCGACGGGGAGAAGCGCTACATCATCGCCCCGGCGAAGCTGAAGCAGGGCGACACGGTGGAGTGTGGCCCGGCGGCCGACATCAAGCCGGGCAACAACCTGCCGCTGCGCAACATCCCGGTCGGCACGGTCGTGCACGCGATCGAGCTGCGGCCCGGTGGCGGGGCGAAGATCGCCCGGTCGGCCGGCACGAGCGTCCAGCTGGTCGCCCGTGAGGGGCGCTTCGCCCAGCTGCGGATGCCCTCGGGCGAGATCCGTAACGTCGACGTCCGGTGCCGCGCCACGATCGGTGAGGTCGGCAACGCCGAGCAGTCGAACATCAACTGGGGCAAGGCCGGCCGGATGCGGTGGAAGGGCAAGCGCCCGACCGTCCGCGGTGTCGCCATGAACCCGGTCGACCACCCGCACGGTGGTGGTGAGGGCAAGACCTCCGGTGGCCGGCACCCGGTCAACCCGAAGGGCAAGCCGGAGGGCCGGACGCGCAAGCGCAAGGCCAGTGATGCCCTGATCGTGCGCCGCCGGCGCACCAACAAGAAGCGCTGA
- the rplD gene encoding 50S ribosomal protein L4 — MTESTATRTDRQVDVRTPAGETSGSVTLPGELFDAPANVSLLHQVVVAQLAAARQGTHATKTRAQVSGTGAKPYRQKGTGRARQGSLRSPQFTGGGISHGPQPRNYEQKTPKKMKAAALRGALSDRARDGRVHVVSAFVDGDAPSTKAALKVLDAVSTAKRVLVVLDRDDVLNWVSLRNVPRVHLIEAGQLNTYDVLVSDEVVFTETALTEYVTGPARGGKGAASSAELPDLETHEIDGDVPSIAPATTTETTEEKA; from the coding sequence GTGACCGAGTCGACCGCAACCCGGACCGACCGTCAGGTCGACGTCCGGACGCCGGCGGGGGAGACCTCGGGCAGCGTCACGCTGCCCGGCGAGCTCTTCGACGCCCCGGCGAACGTCTCGCTGCTCCACCAGGTCGTCGTGGCCCAGCTGGCCGCGGCCCGCCAGGGCACGCACGCGACCAAGACCCGCGCCCAGGTCAGCGGCACCGGCGCCAAGCCGTACCGCCAGAAGGGCACCGGTCGCGCCCGTCAGGGTTCGCTGCGGTCCCCGCAGTTCACCGGCGGTGGCATCTCGCACGGCCCGCAGCCGCGCAACTACGAGCAGAAGACCCCCAAGAAGATGAAGGCCGCCGCCCTGCGCGGTGCCCTCTCCGACCGGGCCCGGGACGGCCGCGTGCACGTGGTGTCCGCGTTCGTCGACGGTGACGCGCCCTCGACCAAGGCGGCGCTCAAGGTCCTCGACGCGGTCAGCACCGCCAAGCGCGTGCTGGTCGTCCTCGACCGGGACGACGTCCTCAACTGGGTCAGCCTGCGCAACGTGCCGCGGGTGCACCTGATCGAGGCCGGTCAGCTCAACACCTACGACGTGCTGGTGTCCGACGAGGTCGTCTTCACCGAGACCGCGCTGACCGAGTACGTCACCGGCCCGGCCCGGGGCGGCAAGGGTGCGGCCTCCTCGGCCGAGCTCCCCGACCTGGAGACGCACGAGATCGACGGCGACGTGCCCTCGATCGCGCCGGCCACCACGACCGAGACGACCGAGGAGAAGGCATGA
- the rplE gene encoding 50S ribosomal protein L5, which produces MSAPTRELPRMLARYREEIAPALQSEFGYPNVMQIPGLVKIVVNMGVGEATRDAKLMDGAVRDLTAITGQKPAVVRARKSIAQFKLREGMPIGAKVTLRGDRMWEFLDRLLSLALPRIRDFRGLNPKQFDGHGNYTFGLTEQSMFREIDVDKIDRPRGMDITLVTTATTDEEGRELLTLLGFPFAGQTVVNATR; this is translated from the coding sequence ATGAGCGCACCCACCCGTGAGCTGCCCCGCATGCTGGCCCGGTACCGCGAGGAGATCGCGCCGGCCCTGCAGTCCGAGTTCGGCTACCCGAACGTCATGCAGATCCCCGGTCTGGTCAAGATCGTGGTCAACATGGGCGTCGGCGAGGCCACCCGCGACGCCAAGCTGATGGACGGCGCGGTCCGCGACCTCACCGCCATCACCGGCCAGAAGCCCGCCGTCGTGCGGGCCCGCAAGTCGATCGCGCAGTTCAAGCTGCGCGAGGGCATGCCGATCGGCGCGAAGGTCACCCTCCGCGGCGACCGCATGTGGGAGTTCCTGGACCGGCTGCTGTCGCTGGCCCTGCCCCGCATCCGCGACTTCCGTGGCCTGAACCCCAAGCAGTTCGACGGCCACGGCAACTACACGTTCGGTCTGACCGAGCAGTCGATGTTCCGCGAGATCGACGTCGACAAGATCGACCGGCCCCGCGGCATGGACATCACCCTGGTGACCACCGCCACGACCGACGAGGAGGGCCGGGAGCTGCTGACGCTCCTCGGGTTCCCCTTCGCCGGCCAGACCGTCGTGAACGCCACCCGCTGA
- the rpsQ gene encoding 30S ribosomal protein S17, whose protein sequence is MSEVTNTTETSTGPGLAGRGYRKVREGLVVSDKMDKTIVVEVEDRVKHGLYGKVLRRTSKLKAHDEQNSAGIGDRVQIMETRPTSATKRWRLVTVVEKAK, encoded by the coding sequence ATGAGCGAGGTCACCAACACCACCGAGACCTCGACCGGGCCCGGCCTGGCCGGGCGTGGCTACCGCAAGGTCCGTGAGGGCCTGGTCGTCAGCGACAAGATGGACAAGACCATCGTCGTCGAGGTCGAGGACCGCGTGAAGCACGGGCTGTACGGCAAGGTTCTGCGTCGCACCAGCAAGCTGAAGGCGCACGACGAGCAGAACAGCGCCGGCATCGGCGACCGGGTGCAGATCATGGAGACGCGCCCGACCTCTGCCACCAAGCGGTGGCGCCTGGTCACGGTCGTCGAGAAGGCCAAGTAA
- the rpsE gene encoding 30S ribosomal protein S5: MPGPQRRGGGAGGTGGPGGAGGGNDRRDRRDGGRGPGGGTAEKSQFIERVVAINRVSKVVKGGRRFSFTALVIVGDGNGTVGVGYGKAKEVPAAIAKGVEEAKKHFYKVPRIANTIPHPVQGEAAAGVVLLKPASPGTGVIAGGPVRAVLECAGIHDILSKSLGSSNPINIVHATMQALKDLVRPEEIAARRGLPLEDVAPAAMLRARAGQGV; this comes from the coding sequence ATGCCAGGACCACAGCGACGCGGCGGTGGCGCCGGCGGGACGGGTGGCCCCGGCGGTGCCGGCGGCGGCAACGACCGCCGTGACCGCCGCGACGGCGGCCGCGGCCCCGGTGGCGGTACCGCCGAGAAGAGCCAGTTCATCGAGCGCGTGGTGGCCATCAACCGCGTGTCCAAGGTCGTCAAGGGCGGTCGGCGCTTCAGCTTCACCGCGCTGGTGATCGTGGGCGACGGCAACGGCACCGTGGGTGTCGGCTACGGCAAGGCCAAGGAGGTGCCCGCGGCGATCGCCAAGGGCGTCGAGGAGGCCAAGAAGCACTTCTACAAGGTGCCCCGCATCGCCAACACCATCCCGCACCCGGTGCAGGGTGAGGCGGCTGCCGGTGTCGTGCTGCTCAAGCCGGCCAGCCCCGGTACCGGTGTGATCGCCGGTGGCCCGGTGCGTGCCGTGCTCGAGTGCGCCGGGATCCACGACATCCTGTCCAAGAGCCTCGGGTCCTCGAACCCGATCAACATCGTCCACGCGACCATGCAGGCGCTGAAGGACCTCGTCCGCCCCGAGGAGATCGCGGCCCGCCGCGGCCTGCCTCTCGAGGACGTCGCCCCCGCCGCCATGCTGCGTGCGCGGGCCGGTCAGGGGGTCTGA
- the rplR gene encoding 50S ribosomal protein L18 codes for MAQAAKTEKGVRVHKPVGTDVSTARRVSRLRRHNRLRKRVGGTPERPRLVVKRSSRHIHVQVIDDTVGRTLASASTMDASLKGAEGDKSALARQVGALVAERAKAAGIAAVVFDRGGNRYAGRIAALADGAREGGLDF; via the coding sequence ATGGCACAGGCAGCCAAGACCGAGAAGGGTGTCCGGGTGCACAAGCCCGTCGGCACCGACGTCAGCACCGCGCGCCGCGTCTCGCGGCTGCGCCGGCACAACCGGCTGCGCAAGCGCGTCGGCGGTACGCCGGAGCGCCCCCGTCTGGTGGTCAAGCGCAGCTCCAGGCACATCCACGTCCAGGTCATCGACGACACGGTGGGCCGTACCCTGGCCAGTGCGTCGACCATGGACGCCAGCCTGAAGGGCGCCGAGGGCGACAAGTCCGCCCTCGCCCGGCAGGTCGGGGCCCTGGTCGCTGAGCGCGCCAAGGCCGCCGGCATCGCCGCCGTCGTCTTCGACCGGGGCGGCAACCGGTACGCCGGGCGCATCGCCGCCCTGGCGGACGGCGCCCGCGAAGGCGGGCTGGACTTCTGA
- the secY gene encoding preprotein translocase subunit SecY, which produces MLQAFAAAFRTPDLRRKLLFSLAVIAVYRLGASIPGPGVSTEAINSCLDLAAASDQRDVYSLVNLFSGGALLRLSVFALGIMPYITASIIVQLLVVVIPRFEQLKKEGQSGQAKLTQYTRYLTIALAVLQSTGIIALARSGQLFPNCPQDIIPSDSVWTTVVLVITLTAGTAVIMWLGELLTEKGIGNGMSVLIFTSIAARIPAEGGAILQTRGAFIFAVVCLFALVVIASVVYVEQAQRRIPVQYAKRMVGRRMYGGTSTYLPLKVNQAGVIPVIFASSLLYLPQLLSQLQSDSSGPVRRFFENYVINQSSPVHIAIYFGLIIFFTYFYVSITFNPEERADDMKRYGGFIPGIRPGRPTAEYLQYVLSRITLPGSIYLGLVAVLPNLFLSITQEGQNQNFPFGGTAVLIMVGVGLETVKQIETQLNQRSYEGFLR; this is translated from the coding sequence GTGCTGCAGGCGTTCGCCGCGGCGTTCCGGACGCCAGATCTCCGGCGCAAGCTGCTGTTCTCCCTGGCGGTGATCGCCGTCTACCGGCTCGGCGCCAGCATCCCCGGGCCAGGGGTCTCGACCGAGGCGATCAACAGCTGTCTGGACCTGGCTGCGGCCTCCGACCAGCGCGACGTCTACTCGCTGGTCAACCTGTTCTCCGGTGGGGCGCTGTTGCGGCTCTCCGTCTTCGCGCTCGGCATCATGCCGTACATCACCGCGAGCATCATCGTCCAGCTGCTGGTCGTGGTCATCCCACGGTTCGAGCAGCTGAAGAAGGAAGGGCAGTCGGGTCAGGCGAAACTGACCCAGTACACCCGGTACCTGACGATCGCCCTCGCCGTCCTGCAGAGCACCGGGATCATCGCCCTCGCCCGCAGCGGCCAGCTGTTCCCGAACTGTCCGCAGGACATCATCCCGTCGGACTCCGTCTGGACGACGGTCGTCCTCGTCATCACGCTGACCGCCGGCACGGCCGTCATCATGTGGCTGGGCGAGCTCCTCACCGAGAAGGGGATCGGCAACGGCATGTCCGTGCTGATCTTCACCTCGATCGCGGCCCGGATCCCCGCCGAGGGCGGCGCCATCCTGCAGACCCGCGGGGCGTTCATCTTCGCCGTGGTCTGCCTCTTCGCCCTGGTGGTCATCGCCTCGGTCGTCTACGTCGAGCAGGCGCAGCGCCGCATCCCGGTGCAGTACGCCAAGCGGATGGTCGGCCGCCGGATGTACGGCGGCACGTCGACCTACCTGCCGCTGAAGGTGAACCAGGCCGGCGTCATCCCGGTCATCTTCGCCTCCTCGCTGCTGTACCTGCCGCAGCTGCTCAGCCAGCTGCAGAGCGACTCGAGCGGCCCGGTCCGCCGGTTCTTCGAGAACTACGTGATCAACCAGAGCAGCCCGGTGCACATCGCCATCTACTTCGGGCTCATCATCTTCTTCACGTACTTCTACGTGTCGATCACGTTCAACCCCGAAGAGCGGGCCGACGACATGAAGCGCTACGGCGGCTTCATCCCGGGCATCCGACCGGGCCGGCCCACGGCGGAGTACCTGCAGTACGTGCTGTCGCGGATCACCCTGCCGGGGTCCATCTACCTCGGGCTGGTGGCAGTGCTGCCCAACCTGTTCCTCTCGATCACCCAAGAGGGGCAGAACCAGAACTTCCCGTTCGGCGGGACCGCGGTGCTGATCATGGTGGGAGTGGGCTTGGAGACGGTGAAGCAGATCGAGACGCAGCTCAACCAGCGCAGCTACGAAGGGTTCCTCCGCTGA
- the rpsH gene encoding 30S ribosomal protein S8, with the protein MTMTDPIADMLTRIRNANQAYHDAAAMPSSKLKTKVAEILQQEGYIGGWTVNDVEVDGHVRKELVVSLKYGPNRERSIAGVRRVSKPGLRVYAKSTALPKVLGGLGVAIISTSTGLLTDKQANKKGVGGEVLAYVW; encoded by the coding sequence ATGACGATGACCGACCCGATCGCGGACATGCTCACGCGGATCCGCAACGCCAACCAGGCGTACCACGACGCCGCGGCCATGCCGTCGTCGAAGCTCAAGACGAAGGTCGCCGAGATCCTCCAGCAGGAGGGCTACATCGGCGGCTGGACCGTGAACGACGTCGAGGTCGACGGCCACGTCCGCAAGGAGCTCGTGGTCTCCCTCAAGTACGGTCCGAACCGCGAGCGCAGCATCGCCGGTGTCCGTCGGGTGTCCAAGCCCGGCCTGCGTGTCTACGCGAAGTCGACTGCCCTGCCCAAGGTCCTGGGCGGCCTCGGGGTGGCGATCATCTCCACCTCCACCGGGCTGCTGACCGACAAGCAGGCGAACAAGAAGGGCGTGGGTGGGGAAGTCCTCGCCTACGTCTGGTAA